In the genome of Metabacillus litoralis, the window TCGTCCATTAGGATTTTCGACAGATGATAAAATGCTGAAAAGAGCGGGTCTGGATTATTGGGAGTTTGTAAATGTTGTCTATCATGACTCTCTTGATGAATTATTTGAAAAATATAAATCAGGAGAATTTTTCTTTTTAACTAAATTTGGCCAACAGCCGCATACTACGTTTGATTACAGCGATCTTAATAAAGATTATTTCTTTGTTTTTGGTCGTGAAACAACGGGCTTGCCAAAGGATTTAATTCAATCCAATATGGATAAATGCTTACGTCTTCCAATGACAGAGCATGTGCGTTCATTAAATTTATCTAACACTGCAGCTATTCTTATTTATGAAGCATTAAGACAGCAGAACTATCCTGGTCTAATGCTGGACTTTCATAACTAAAGGCTAAGCGCAGGAGCTAAACACAAATAAAAAGGGTGACTCAAACGGTATAGATCTTATCAAAAGGTCTATATCATTTGGGTCACCCTTTTTTTTATCCAACTTACTTTTTTACGCCTGGCTTGCCTTCATATCCAGCTGTAAAAATAGCTGTTAAGAATGCTAAGCTAACACCGAGAATTAAAATAAAACCCATCGTTTTACCTCCTCTACTTAATCAACAGAGAATGAAGGATCTATGTATAGTTTCCCTCTTATAGCTAGTATTATTATAACTCAATTAAGAAGTGATGTGAATGAGGAACAAAGAAAAAGATTCTAGCTTTTTCTTAACAAGAACGAATGTTAAAGGACATCCTCGCATAAAGTGTATTAAACTGCACGAGTTAGAAATAAGTACG includes:
- the trmL gene encoding tRNA (uridine(34)/cytosine(34)/5-carboxymethylaminomethyluridine(34)-2'-O)-methyltransferase TrmL, coding for MKKLALHVVLYQPEIPANTGNIARSCAATNTTLHLIRPLGFSTDDKMLKRAGLDYWEFVNVVYHDSLDELFEKYKSGEFFFLTKFGQQPHTTFDYSDLNKDYFFVFGRETTGLPKDLIQSNMDKCLRLPMTEHVRSLNLSNTAAILIYEALRQQNYPGLMLDFHN